Proteins encoded in a region of the Streptomyces sp. NBC_00310 genome:
- a CDS encoding multicopper oxidase family protein — protein sequence MESPDPAYPPPAGPRRTFRLSHVVASSAAFFAVIGLTSFAPVLMKQLAPDAPHRPNPSAVGAPGEAKDLGDGTQLAPYEVVDGVKVFKLHAAPVSWETAPGKVREAYAFNGIVPGPVIRVNEGDPVRIVVENDLPEPTAVHWHGMDLPNSQDGVPGLTQPEIEPGESYTYEWKAISPGTHWYHSHMHGEQEGKGLYGSLEVVPRTGDIRADRDYRIMIGDGALGFVFNGKSFPATERLSARVGEKVRIRLIGTGPEMIHPIHLHSGHFTVVAQDGRPLAVPQEMDTLNVGVGQTYDIVWTPTKTGKWMIHCHIFSHSETHEGMAGLVSIFQVDPAVVSVPDLPLID from the coding sequence ATGGAATCTCCCGACCCCGCGTACCCTCCACCGGCCGGACCCCGCCGCACGTTCCGCCTCTCCCACGTCGTGGCGTCGAGCGCCGCGTTCTTCGCCGTCATCGGCCTGACCTCCTTCGCTCCCGTCCTCATGAAGCAGTTGGCACCCGACGCTCCGCACCGGCCGAACCCGTCCGCGGTCGGGGCGCCCGGCGAGGCCAAGGATCTCGGGGACGGCACCCAACTGGCGCCCTACGAGGTCGTCGACGGGGTCAAGGTCTTCAAGCTCCACGCGGCGCCCGTCTCCTGGGAGACCGCGCCGGGCAAGGTCCGCGAGGCCTACGCCTTCAACGGCATCGTCCCCGGCCCGGTGATCCGCGTGAACGAGGGCGACCCGGTCCGCATCGTCGTCGAGAACGATCTGCCCGAGCCGACAGCCGTGCACTGGCACGGCATGGACCTGCCCAACAGCCAGGACGGCGTACCCGGCCTCACACAGCCCGAGATCGAGCCCGGCGAGAGCTACACCTACGAGTGGAAGGCGATCAGCCCGGGAACCCACTGGTACCACTCGCACATGCATGGCGAGCAGGAAGGCAAGGGGCTCTACGGATCCCTTGAGGTCGTGCCGAGGACCGGCGACATCCGGGCCGACCGTGACTACCGCATCATGATCGGCGACGGCGCGCTGGGCTTCGTGTTCAACGGCAAGAGCTTCCCGGCGACCGAGCGCCTCAGCGCCCGGGTGGGCGAGAAGGTCCGTATCCGTCTGATAGGCACCGGCCCGGAGATGATCCACCCGATCCACCTGCACAGCGGCCACTTCACGGTGGTGGCGCAGGACGGCCGGCCGCTGGCCGTCCCGCAGGAGATGGACACGCTGAACGTCGGCGTGGGACAGACCTACGACATCGTCTGGACACCCACCAAGACCGGCAAGTGGATGATCCACTGCCACATCTTCTCGCACTCGGAGACCCACGAGGGCATGGCAGGACTCGTCTCCATCTTCCAGGTCGACCCGGCGGTCGTCTCCGTACCGGACCTGCCTCTCATCGACTGA
- a CDS encoding cupredoxin domain-containing protein yields the protein MALALSGFALVMAAPAASAATHSVSIRNLQYNPASIDVAVGDSVTWSNDDSVIHSVTGGPLNSPDLDPGENYSFTFSSAGTFDYRCKFHPDMTGTVVVGGSSSPSPTPTSTSTSSPTPTPPPTGTSSPAPSGGTGGDGEGGGPVGVGPLPVSFHLTDNQNAWFDTNTNLFGGRALAVAEMPRVPISATTSSLPGLNLDGLPLIGEATGDGGLLGGDALGALNGDLPGLDEFDYDGSDAPLIGDLGVDPLKLLGLDSTKDAINKVLPDGDPRAKEAATLLDQLSDEMEDKPANAPTTLDDLPVGADLLPLLEDIQKYAETNDLELPVTANFDVSAPAAASAHTVTGLIWPEKAKGFPFDQGGAFVGKTSVQLTEPGLYAFACKVHPFMLGAIVVDDPLTPGLDFGEKLRVNSRSLNVPSNADIIAELVQKFFNITTPGNWQRYSDTEATQWNPSYPPAPILMNTSDGKQELVPSLDAYLKNKFNTPKTLPAANKKPSVPGVGEVWVDTQFEKFAGKSKPGAATKIDASDWTVERKVALPQINMNNPHNMWTDRDEKYIYQTEWFSDKLDVFDRKTGEFIRQIKVGPDPSHVMTRTDTDQLHVALNGGGAVMELAPGGTGIDRRIPVQAAGDKIAHPHAHWMSGDAKHMVTPNVNTYDSTIVDIPTGGIRKERTGELPIATGMTPDGAKAYEANFLGGSVSCISIKEDACVDGGTKTHYKEIDLWGDYDPVKGATGDFGGLPIQLPVTPDGSALLVANTLTSNITVIDPKTDKIVKYLPCDSGCHGINFGAKKGGGYYGYVSSKFSNAMSVVDVDPNNDGDISDAKVVGRMLLTGDDNTKMDDKITGYAGMGGQGVLAVPLVYNGWAQRVPGNAVNDQLTCRQRNPIDYESKCS from the coding sequence ATGGCGCTCGCCCTGAGCGGGTTCGCCTTGGTCATGGCCGCTCCTGCGGCTTCCGCGGCGACGCACTCGGTCTCGATCAGGAATCTGCAGTACAACCCGGCCAGCATCGACGTAGCGGTCGGCGACTCCGTGACCTGGTCGAATGACGACAGCGTCATCCACAGCGTGACCGGGGGGCCGCTGAACTCACCCGACCTCGATCCGGGGGAGAACTACTCCTTCACCTTCTCGTCGGCTGGGACCTTCGACTACCGCTGCAAGTTCCACCCGGACATGACCGGCACCGTGGTCGTCGGCGGTTCGTCGTCGCCCTCGCCGACCCCGACCTCCACCAGCACCTCCAGCCCGACGCCGACGCCGCCTCCCACGGGCACCAGCTCCCCGGCGCCCTCGGGCGGTACGGGCGGTGACGGTGAGGGCGGTGGCCCGGTCGGCGTCGGGCCCCTGCCCGTCTCCTTCCACCTCACCGACAACCAGAACGCGTGGTTCGACACGAACACCAACCTGTTCGGCGGTCGTGCCCTCGCGGTGGCGGAGATGCCGCGCGTACCGATCAGCGCCACCACGTCCAGCCTCCCGGGGCTGAACCTCGACGGTCTCCCCCTGATAGGTGAGGCGACCGGCGACGGCGGCCTGCTCGGTGGCGACGCCCTCGGCGCGCTCAACGGCGACCTGCCCGGCCTCGACGAGTTCGACTACGACGGCTCGGACGCACCGCTGATCGGCGACCTCGGGGTCGACCCGCTGAAGCTGCTGGGTCTGGACTCGACCAAGGACGCCATCAACAAGGTCCTGCCCGATGGCGACCCCCGCGCCAAGGAGGCGGCCACGCTGCTCGACCAGTTGTCCGACGAGATGGAGGACAAGCCGGCGAACGCGCCGACCACGCTGGACGACCTGCCGGTCGGCGCCGATCTGCTCCCGCTTCTGGAGGACATCCAGAAGTACGCCGAGACCAACGACCTCGAGCTCCCGGTGACGGCGAACTTCGACGTCTCGGCTCCCGCCGCTGCCTCGGCGCACACCGTCACCGGCCTCATCTGGCCGGAGAAGGCGAAGGGCTTCCCCTTCGACCAGGGCGGCGCCTTCGTCGGCAAGACCAGCGTCCAGCTGACCGAGCCGGGCCTGTACGCCTTCGCGTGCAAGGTGCACCCGTTCATGCTCGGTGCGATCGTCGTCGACGACCCGCTCACCCCGGGTCTGGACTTCGGCGAGAAGCTGCGCGTCAACAGCCGCTCGCTGAACGTGCCGTCCAACGCCGACATCATCGCCGAGCTGGTGCAGAAGTTCTTCAACATCACGACCCCGGGCAACTGGCAGCGGTACAGCGACACCGAGGCCACGCAGTGGAACCCGTCCTACCCCCCGGCGCCGATCCTGATGAACACCAGCGACGGCAAGCAGGAGCTCGTCCCCAGCCTGGACGCGTACCTGAAGAACAAGTTCAACACGCCGAAGACCCTCCCCGCCGCGAACAAGAAACCCAGCGTCCCGGGCGTCGGTGAGGTCTGGGTGGACACCCAGTTCGAGAAGTTCGCGGGCAAGTCCAAGCCGGGTGCGGCCACCAAGATCGACGCCTCCGACTGGACCGTCGAGCGCAAGGTCGCGCTGCCCCAGATCAACATGAACAACCCACACAACATGTGGACGGACCGCGACGAAAAGTACATCTACCAAACCGAGTGGTTCAGCGACAAGCTGGACGTCTTCGACCGCAAGACCGGTGAGTTCATCCGGCAGATCAAGGTCGGCCCCGACCCGTCCCACGTCATGACCAGGACGGACACGGACCAGCTGCACGTCGCCCTCAACGGCGGCGGCGCGGTCATGGAGCTGGCACCGGGCGGCACCGGTATCGACCGGCGCATTCCCGTCCAGGCCGCGGGTGACAAGATCGCCCACCCGCACGCCCACTGGATGAGCGGCGACGCCAAGCACATGGTCACGCCGAACGTGAACACCTACGACTCGACCATCGTGGACATTCCGACCGGCGGCATCCGCAAGGAGAGGACCGGCGAACTGCCGATCGCGACCGGCATGACACCGGACGGCGCCAAGGCGTACGAGGCCAACTTCCTCGGTGGCTCCGTCTCGTGCATCTCCATCAAGGAGGACGCGTGCGTCGACGGCGGCACGAAGACCCACTACAAGGAGATCGACCTGTGGGGCGACTACGACCCGGTCAAGGGCGCCACGGGTGACTTCGGTGGTCTGCCGATCCAACTGCCGGTGACCCCGGACGGCAGTGCGCTGCTGGTGGCGAACACCCTGACGTCGAACATCACGGTGATCGACCCGAAGACGGACAAGATCGTGAAGTACCTCCCCTGTGACTCCGGGTGCCACGGCATCAACTTCGGGGCCAAGAAGGGCGGAGGCTACTACGGCTACGTCTCGAGCAAGTTCTCGAACGCCATGTCCGTCGTCGACGTCGACCCGAACAACGACGGCGACATCTCGGACGCCAAGGTCGTCGGCCGGATGCTCCTGACCGGTGACGACAACACCAAGATGGACGACAAGATCACCGGCTACGCCGGTATGGGCGGGCAGGGTGTTCTCGCGGTCCCGCTGGTCTACAACGGCTGGGCTCAGCGCGTGCCCGGCAACGCGGTCAATGACCAGCTGACGTGCCGTCAGCGCAACCCGATCGACTACGAGAGCAAGTGCTCGTAG
- a CDS encoding YcnI family protein: protein MISRAPGHPSSRRLSVATVAGAAVVVFLAAPGAFAHVSVNPGTAEPGGFTKAAFRVPNERDADSTVQVEIAFPAEHPLGHVSVQPVPGWKATVKKERLKQPIVDGDHEITEAVTSVLWEGGTIRPGEFQEFPLSLGPLPEDASEMVFKAVQTYSDGEVVRWIDVPEKGAAEPEHPAPVLALKSTAPVAAAAPAAARTPYEAEAPATDMVSRLLGGSGLAVGLAALGWAAAGRRATATRSAQAERQEEITV, encoded by the coding sequence ATGATTTCCCGCGCTCCCGGGCATCCGTCCAGCCGCCGCCTGTCGGTCGCGACCGTCGCCGGAGCCGCCGTCGTCGTCTTCCTCGCCGCGCCCGGTGCCTTCGCCCACGTCTCCGTCAACCCGGGGACGGCCGAGCCCGGCGGCTTCACCAAGGCCGCCTTCCGGGTGCCCAACGAGCGGGATGCCGACTCCACCGTGCAGGTGGAGATAGCCTTCCCGGCCGAGCACCCCCTGGGGCACGTGTCGGTCCAGCCAGTTCCCGGCTGGAAGGCGACAGTGAAGAAGGAGCGGCTGAAGCAGCCGATCGTGGACGGTGACCACGAGATCACCGAGGCGGTCACGTCCGTCCTGTGGGAGGGCGGCACGATCCGCCCAGGGGAGTTCCAGGAATTCCCCCTGTCCCTGGGGCCGCTTCCCGAGGACGCCTCCGAGATGGTCTTCAAGGCGGTGCAGACCTACTCGGACGGCGAGGTGGTGCGCTGGATCGATGTCCCGGAGAAGGGCGCGGCCGAGCCCGAGCACCCCGCACCGGTCCTCGCACTGAAGAGCACCGCACCGGTCGCGGCGGCGGCACCGGCCGCGGCCAGGACCCCGTACGAGGCGGAGGCGCCCGCCACCGACATGGTGTCGCGGCTGCTCGGCGGCAGTGGGCTGGCCGTCGGCCTCGCCGCCCTCGGCTGGGCCGCGGCCGGGCGGCGGGCCACCGCGACGCGGTCCGCCCAGGCGGAGAGGCAGGAAGAGATCACGGTCTGA
- a CDS encoding helix-turn-helix domain-containing protein, whose translation MDAIHDDIAEFALLLTRLKDRTDRSYAALARRLDMNASTLHRYCAGEAVPMDFTRIERFAAHCGASPEERVELHRRWILAVAARQRPRPSDARRAPTPHDPTSTMASAASASHSSPADKAPESAPPADPRPGPNSPADRRPHAWRPRRRPVRSIAVAASLALALAGLTASAAEPPSGGGGASASARTTPEPSAPATPSDGSPQKNRASADTVPLTWTANSQLWQLECDHNYVIAKPPQEVPPPPNPADAAVWAASQEAVHGRTTNLRISVQGRGSAAVVLEALHVRVVNHTTPASRRGIAYSTYEGCGTILVPRYFSVNLDAHRPLARSMPGNDPDRPTPAIDFPYQVSLREPEVLMVSASTESCTCDWYLELDWSSQGRSGTVRIDDHGRPFRTTSIKGLPQYWYRNPGGWVPMTAANDQAESGG comes from the coding sequence ATGGATGCAATCCACGACGACATAGCGGAGTTCGCGCTGCTGCTGACACGTCTGAAGGACCGTACGGACCGCAGCTACGCGGCGCTGGCCCGCCGGCTGGACATGAATGCCTCCACGCTGCACCGCTACTGCGCCGGTGAGGCGGTGCCCATGGACTTCACCAGGATCGAGCGGTTCGCGGCACACTGCGGAGCCTCCCCCGAGGAACGCGTGGAGTTGCACCGCCGGTGGATCCTGGCAGTCGCGGCACGGCAACGCCCACGCCCGTCCGATGCCCGGCGGGCACCGACGCCCCACGACCCCACGAGCACCATGGCATCGGCCGCATCCGCCAGCCACAGCAGCCCGGCGGACAAGGCACCCGAGTCGGCCCCACCGGCCGACCCACGCCCGGGGCCGAACTCACCGGCCGACCGGCGGCCCCATGCCTGGCGCCCTCGACGACGGCCCGTGCGATCAATAGCGGTGGCGGCCTCGCTCGCCCTTGCGCTCGCCGGCCTCACCGCATCCGCTGCCGAACCCCCCTCCGGCGGCGGTGGGGCGTCGGCCTCCGCCCGCACCACACCGGAACCCTCAGCGCCGGCCACGCCCAGCGACGGCAGCCCGCAGAAGAACCGGGCGAGCGCCGACACGGTCCCGCTCACCTGGACGGCCAACTCCCAGCTGTGGCAGCTCGAATGCGACCACAACTACGTCATCGCCAAGCCACCGCAAGAGGTCCCACCGCCGCCGAACCCGGCGGACGCCGCGGTGTGGGCCGCGTCCCAGGAGGCGGTGCACGGGCGCACCACCAATCTGCGGATCTCGGTCCAGGGACGCGGCTCCGCCGCCGTCGTCCTGGAAGCACTGCATGTGCGCGTGGTCAACCACACCACCCCCGCCTCCCGCCGGGGCATCGCCTACTCCACGTATGAAGGCTGCGGCACCATCCTCGTCCCCCGCTACTTCTCCGTGAACCTCGACGCGCACCGCCCCCTGGCCCGTTCGATGCCCGGCAACGACCCGGACAGACCGACTCCCGCGATCGACTTCCCCTACCAGGTGTCCCTGCGGGAGCCGGAGGTCCTGATGGTCTCCGCGAGCACCGAGTCCTGCACCTGCGACTGGTACCTCGAACTCGACTGGTCCTCACAGGGCCGAAGCGGCACGGTGCGCATCGACGACCACGGCCGCCCGTTCCGCACCACCAGCATCAAGGGGCTGCCGCAATACTGGTACCGCAACCCGGGTGGATGGGTCCCCATGACCGCTGCCAACGACCAGGCGGAAAGCGGCGGCTGA
- a CDS encoding type II toxin-antitoxin system RelE/ParE family toxin encodes MPIPPLRLYRRAEDKTDRLLDEPTSLGEPYSRHLGGKLRELRFELDGEAVRIPYWLAPGQRIVLLTVFRETRMREAAEVERAHQAQKVCEAEHGHAQHTYERRKES; translated from the coding sequence TTGCCGATTCCACCACTCCGCCTCTATCGACGGGCCGAGGACAAGACGGACCGACTGCTGGACGAGCCGACGTCCCTCGGCGAGCCGTACTCGCGGCACTTGGGCGGCAAGCTACGTGAGCTCCGCTTCGAGTTGGACGGCGAAGCCGTACGCATCCCGTACTGGCTCGCGCCAGGACAACGGATCGTACTGCTGACGGTCTTCCGTGAGACGAGGATGCGTGAAGCGGCGGAAGTCGAGCGGGCGCACCAGGCTCAGAAGGTTTGCGAGGCCGAGCATGGCCATGCCCAGCACACGTACGAGCGGCGCAAGGAGAGCTGA
- a CDS encoding helix-turn-helix domain-containing protein — MGDVLAVQPGRIPAVGLGPMLNAARLRRGWRLREAARPLGLSASYLHDAEAGPCRPSRAVAELLADGLQLNDAARAHLFACGDVADLGHSAGRATRLRGPGATPRYWVVNPFVAASSTGAPTHGPRAVLVRGRWSARDLGGVRGDSERTR, encoded by the coding sequence ATGGGAGATGTTCTCGCGGTACAGCCCGGCCGTATACCGGCCGTTGGACTCGGCCCGATGCTGAACGCGGCCAGGCTCCGGCGCGGTTGGCGGTTACGCGAAGCCGCACGGCCGCTCGGCCTGTCCGCTTCCTACCTGCACGATGCGGAAGCCGGACCGTGCCGGCCGTCGCGCGCTGTCGCCGAACTGCTCGCCGACGGGCTGCAGCTCAACGACGCTGCGCGTGCCCACCTGTTCGCCTGCGGCGATGTCGCGGACCTCGGCCACTCCGCGGGGCGCGCAACCCGACTCAGAGGACCAGGAGCCACGCCCAGGTACTGGGTTGTGAACCCGTTCGTTGCGGCGTCTTCGACAGGAGCCCCCACGCACGGGCCTCGCGCTGTGCTGGTTCGTGGGCGGTGGTCGGCACGTGATCTCGGCGGGGTGAGAGGCGACAGTGAGCGGACACGATGA
- a CDS encoding MmpS family transport accessory protein, translating into MPPARDGHRARWFLWPLGVLLLATTGGAIIAATGGPEGPSPEERARQALQPTRHTVIYQVTSPGATSALITYRANGINNDKSVDNVKLPWRKEVAITAGPGAAVTQVMATGGKAGSVSCSIRIDGRIVDRQTAKGQFTDVSCSSVVQPGAG; encoded by the coding sequence ATGCCTCCCGCACGAGACGGTCACCGCGCCAGATGGTTCCTCTGGCCACTCGGCGTCCTGCTGCTCGCCACTACCGGCGGCGCCATCATCGCGGCCACCGGCGGCCCCGAAGGACCAAGCCCCGAGGAACGCGCGCGGCAGGCGCTCCAGCCCACGCGGCACACGGTCATCTACCAGGTCACGAGCCCCGGGGCGACGTCAGCACTGATCACTTACCGGGCGAACGGCATCAACAACGACAAGAGCGTGGACAACGTCAAGCTCCCGTGGAGGAAGGAAGTCGCCATCACGGCCGGACCCGGGGCGGCCGTGACGCAGGTGATGGCGACGGGCGGGAAGGCCGGGTCGGTCTCCTGCTCCATTCGCATCGACGGCCGGATCGTCGACAGGCAGACCGCCAAGGGCCAGTTCACCGATGTGTCCTGTTCAAGTGTCGTGCAGCCTGGCGCAGGGTGA
- a CDS encoding Uma2 family endonuclease has protein sequence MTAEMMAPAWMHEQITAEEYESWSEEQCAGIEIVDGMVVVSPSASKRHNRLARILANALDAAAGPEWNADTDFDVRLQDVPLTNRRPDVVVYRADTIDITPTRPEHVLMVAEVVSPGSETTDRIVKVDQYAKAGIAFYWRIEQAATGVPLVYTYVLDPATKTYRDGDVFTGVLKVAAPFPVEIDLGQI, from the coding sequence ATGACGGCCGAGATGATGGCCCCGGCGTGGATGCATGAGCAGATCACCGCGGAGGAGTACGAGTCCTGGTCCGAGGAGCAGTGCGCCGGTATCGAGATCGTGGACGGGATGGTCGTCGTGAGTCCGAGTGCGTCCAAGCGGCACAACCGGCTGGCCCGGATTCTGGCGAACGCCCTGGATGCCGCCGCGGGCCCGGAGTGGAACGCCGACACCGACTTCGACGTCCGGCTTCAGGACGTCCCGCTCACCAATCGCCGCCCGGACGTCGTCGTGTACCGCGCAGACACGATCGACATCACCCCCACCCGTCCTGAGCACGTGCTGATGGTCGCGGAGGTGGTGTCGCCGGGCTCGGAGACCACCGACCGGATCGTGAAGGTCGACCAGTACGCCAAGGCAGGCATCGCCTTCTACTGGCGGATCGAGCAAGCCGCGACAGGCGTTCCTCTCGTGTACACCTACGTTCTCGACCCCGCGACGAAGACCTACCGGGACGGAGACGTGTTCACCGGCGTCCTCAAGGTAGCGGCCCCCTTCCCGGTGGAGATCGACCTCGGCCAGATCTGA
- a CDS encoding RNA polymerase sigma factor, whose product MSGHDEPAERRSVDGHPADRWQRVLSHRESLLKVARRRSMNVDDAEDAVHEAMVRAAENANVDDARLGAWLTSVTIRLCVDRYRQINREVDVHARSARAAAGPATVEEAVCDQAEAKWLAGHSADLPLRQAEVLSLRAQGFDLAQISQRTGLSYQAVRSLLARARRALRAVLEATLVLAVWVWRGRPRVVKEAAQTSAQTAALASVAVTLTVAGLALSAPSEAETEEDPLARRPYVTHLPAGPGPSAGREPIPSETALSGLPVGLGDGPVSRTAAGPLPPASAAPSKLPGTVLPTLPTLPTLPALPTLPALPTLPALPEGPELALPTGPDVSAVVPSRLPVPLLDPSGPAPLDRAGPCACHTAAGPLTTGMRPPPRR is encoded by the coding sequence GTGAGCGGACACGATGAGCCTGCGGAGCGACGTTCGGTGGACGGGCATCCCGCCGATCGCTGGCAGCGGGTGCTGAGTCACCGTGAGTCCTTGCTGAAGGTGGCGCGACGGCGGTCCATGAATGTGGACGACGCCGAGGACGCGGTACACGAAGCCATGGTCCGTGCGGCGGAGAACGCCAACGTGGACGACGCCCGGCTGGGCGCGTGGCTGACATCGGTGACGATACGGCTGTGCGTCGACCGGTATCGGCAGATCAACCGCGAGGTCGATGTTCACGCCCGTTCGGCGCGCGCCGCGGCCGGACCCGCCACGGTGGAGGAGGCGGTGTGCGACCAGGCGGAGGCGAAGTGGCTTGCCGGCCACAGCGCGGACCTTCCGCTGCGCCAGGCGGAGGTACTGAGCCTGCGGGCGCAGGGCTTTGACCTCGCACAGATTTCGCAGCGCACCGGACTCAGCTACCAGGCGGTTCGGTCGCTTCTGGCCAGGGCTCGCAGGGCGCTCCGCGCCGTACTGGAGGCGACACTGGTTCTCGCCGTCTGGGTGTGGCGCGGGCGGCCGCGAGTGGTGAAGGAAGCCGCGCAGACATCCGCGCAGACAGCCGCGTTGGCGTCCGTGGCGGTGACCCTGACGGTGGCGGGACTGGCCCTGAGCGCACCTTCCGAAGCGGAGACCGAGGAGGATCCGCTTGCGCGGCGTCCCTACGTGACGCATCTCCCCGCCGGTCCGGGGCCCTCAGCGGGGCGAGAACCGATTCCGTCCGAGACGGCCTTGTCCGGTCTTCCCGTCGGGCTCGGGGACGGTCCGGTGTCGCGGACGGCCGCGGGTCCCCTGCCGCCGGCGTCCGCGGCCCCGTCGAAGCTGCCGGGCACTGTTCTGCCAACCCTGCCAACCCTGCCAACTTTGCCTGCCCTGCCAACTTTGCCCGCCCTGCCAACCTTGCCCGCCCTGCCGGAAGGGCCCGAACTGGCTCTGCCGACGGGGCCGGACGTGTCCGCCGTAGTCCCGTCCCGGCTGCCGGTTCCGCTGCTCGACCCTTCGGGGCCGGCCCCGCTCGATCGAGCCGGGCCGTGCGCTTGCCACACTGCTGCCGGACCGCTGACGACGGGAATGCGGCCGCCGCCTCGGCGCTGA
- a CDS encoding copper resistance CopC/CopD family protein gives MHRATLHPSVHACVALLLAALAVVAGSTPARAHASVVSTAPADRQVLGTPPPRVSLTFTEPVSLGLTRVSVIAPEGDTVATGRPEHPAGRAEEVAVRLRTLSAKGTYTIVWHTVSADSHPVQGTFSFSVGRPTAGSSPASAGPSAGMEHGTVTTAGALQSAARWVSFVGFAVLVGTAFFVAACWPAGIRRRPVHKLLWTGWSALMTATVLSLLVYGPYAAGTSLFSALDGRLIAATLGSRMGLMLVLRAVLLALVAAGLVLARRRVTAGSPVPGDRAEYALGAWPSSGPGGRGRMRNTVAVLGVGCALALTWSLAGHSAAGPLAALAVPADTVHLVAMAVWTGGLVALGTVLLRSRDAPDAPVLEPAVTRFSRVAGMCVVLLLATGLFQAWRQLGGVPALPGTLYGRVLLGKLCLVAVLVGLGAGARAWVRRHYGPAPLVVQGRRRPTRPGPDGGQVRRFGRLVMAETLIAAVLLAVSTVLANTDPATADGGTSADQQGRRPAAGAAPAGPRTAVPFSRAAAFDSGGRSGKGVVAVVVSPAARGVNEVHLAVLDTRGQPRDVPEVRAEFSLRKPSVGPIRVPLTYAGPGHHISSAFSLPLRGRWQLALTVRTSDIDQDVVRIPVDVR, from the coding sequence ATGCACCGAGCAACGCTCCACCCGTCCGTGCACGCATGCGTCGCACTCCTGCTGGCAGCGCTGGCCGTGGTCGCCGGCTCCACCCCGGCCCGAGCCCACGCCTCCGTTGTGTCGACGGCACCGGCCGACCGGCAGGTGCTCGGCACCCCTCCACCACGGGTGTCCCTGACGTTCACCGAACCCGTGAGCCTCGGCCTGACCCGCGTCAGCGTGATCGCGCCGGAGGGCGACACGGTTGCGACGGGCCGGCCGGAGCATCCCGCGGGCAGGGCCGAGGAGGTCGCCGTCAGGCTGCGGACCCTGTCGGCCAAGGGCACCTACACCATCGTCTGGCACACGGTTTCCGCCGACTCCCACCCCGTGCAAGGCACGTTCTCCTTCAGCGTCGGCCGGCCCACGGCCGGGAGCTCGCCCGCGTCCGCCGGCCCGTCCGCGGGCATGGAACACGGCACGGTGACCACGGCCGGCGCTCTGCAGAGCGCGGCGCGATGGGTCTCCTTCGTGGGCTTCGCCGTTCTTGTGGGGACCGCCTTCTTCGTCGCGGCCTGCTGGCCCGCCGGGATCCGGCGGCGCCCCGTCCACAAGCTTCTGTGGACCGGCTGGTCCGCCCTCATGACGGCGACGGTGCTCTCCCTGCTCGTCTACGGGCCGTACGCGGCGGGCACCTCCCTGTTCTCCGCCCTGGACGGGCGCCTCATCGCCGCGACGCTGGGCAGCCGCATGGGCCTGATGCTCGTGCTGCGTGCCGTGCTGCTCGCTCTCGTTGCGGCCGGACTGGTCCTCGCCCGCCGACGAGTGACCGCCGGCAGTCCGGTCCCGGGCGACCGGGCGGAGTACGCACTCGGGGCGTGGCCCTCGTCCGGGCCCGGAGGTCGGGGCCGGATGCGCAACACCGTCGCCGTGCTCGGCGTCGGCTGCGCGCTCGCCCTGACATGGAGCCTCGCGGGACACAGCGCAGCGGGCCCACTGGCCGCGCTCGCCGTGCCGGCCGACACGGTCCATCTCGTCGCCATGGCCGTCTGGACGGGCGGGCTCGTCGCCCTGGGCACGGTGCTGCTGCGGTCGCGGGACGCCCCCGACGCCCCGGTTCTGGAGCCCGCCGTCACCCGGTTCTCGCGCGTCGCGGGGATGTGCGTCGTCCTGCTCCTGGCCACCGGACTCTTCCAGGCCTGGCGGCAGCTGGGCGGTGTGCCGGCACTGCCGGGCACGCTGTACGGACGTGTCCTGCTCGGCAAGTTGTGCCTGGTTGCGGTGCTGGTCGGGCTGGGCGCCGGGGCCCGTGCATGGGTGCGGCGCCACTACGGCCCGGCGCCGTTGGTGGTCCAGGGTCGGCGCAGGCCGACTCGGCCGGGGCCGGACGGCGGCCAGGTCCGGCGCTTCGGAAGGCTGGTGATGGCGGAGACACTGATCGCCGCCGTCCTGCTCGCGGTCTCTACCGTCCTGGCGAACACCGACCCGGCGACCGCGGACGGCGGGACCTCGGCGGACCAGCAGGGCCGGCGTCCCGCGGCGGGAGCGGCGCCCGCCGGACCCCGGACCGCCGTGCCGTTCAGCCGGGCGGCCGCCTTCGACAGCGGGGGGCGGAGCGGAAAGGGTGTCGTCGCCGTGGTGGTCAGCCCCGCGGCGAGAGGGGTGAACGAAGTCCACCTCGCGGTTCTCGACACCCGGGGACAGCCACGGGACGTGCCCGAGGTACGGGCGGAGTTCAGCCTGCGCAAGCCCTCGGTGGGGCCGATCCGCGTTCCCCTGACGTACGCGGGCCCCGGTCACCACATCTCGAGCGCCTTCTCGCTGCCCCTGCGCGGGCGGTGGCAACTGGCGCTGACCGTACGCACGTCCGACATCGACCAGGACGTCGTACGCATTCCGGTCGATGTCCGCTGA